The following is a genomic window from Desulforegula conservatrix Mb1Pa.
CTATCATTTCTTCTGGTATGGCGGCGCAATTGACGGTCACAAGCGGATAGTCAGCCCTTTTGCTTATCTGGTGAATGGTTCTTGCTATGAGCTCCTTGCCTGTGCCGTTTTCACCTTTTATGAGGATGGAGCTGTCCGTGGGCGCGACCTTGGCGGCATTCATTCTGAGTTCATTGACAGCCGAACTTTTCCCGCTAATCGAATTTTTTTCAAGGTTTTTTCTTTTGAGATATTTGTTTTCTTCCTCAATTCGCCTGAAATTGAGGGCATTATTAATGGTTATAATAACCTTGTCTATGGACAGGGGCTTTTCGATGAAGTCATAGGCACCGAATTTTGTGGCACTGACAGCTGTGTCTACAGTCCCGTGACCTGTAATCATTACAACTGGCAGCTCAGGAGCTATTCTTTTTATTTCCTTGAGCGTTTCGATTCCGTCTATTCCCGGCATCCATATATCGAGCAATGCCAGATCAGGATGGTTCTTTTCCAGGGATTTCAGGGCTTCATATCCGTTTGCTGCGGTTGTCACCTCAAAGCCTTCGTCTGTCAGAATATCCTTGAGGGTTTTCCTTATATAGGCCTCGTCGTCAACTATAAGTATGCTTGGAAACATTTTGCTCCTTATTCCATTTTTCATTCAAACCCCTACCCAATAGAATTATCGGGTTGGCTGCGTCGTCAGTTCCTCGACGTACAAACAACGTACGCCTCCGGGACTTCCTCCTTGCCGCCTTGGTATCATCTTGAATGCAAAATGGAATTAGTATTTATTAGAAATTAAAACTTGGCAGATTATATATATTTTTTTACACAGTGATGCGAGAAGATTCAAAGTGAAATCATAAATTCTTGAAAACCTCAATAAGCTCTGATATTTACACCTTTTGCAAATTCCTGGTTTTGCAGAAACTGTTTTAGTTCAGAAATAATTGAACCTGGAGCCTTATTTTTACGAAAGGGATACAAATGACTTTTAAAACCTCCAAAAAACCCCAGGGGCTGATCATTGATGTTGATACCGTCGCATCATCCATTGCGTGCACCCAAAAAGAGAATGGAGAGATTCCCTGGAGCGTAGGAGAGAAAACAGATCCCTGGGATATGGTCGAATCAATAATGGGTTTGACCATTGGCGGCCTTGTTAAAGAGGCCAGAAAAGGCTTTGAATGGCTGCTGAATGAACAGTTGCCCAATGGAAGCTGGTATGCCTCGTATATAAATGGAATTCCGGAAGACAGAACCATGGATACCAATATGTCAACCTATCTGGCTGTTGGAGCGCTTCATCATTATACAATAACAGGCGACAAGGATTATCTTGCAAGGCTCTGGCCTGCTGTAAAGGCGGGGATTGACTTTGCCATGAGGATGCAGGCTCCTGACGGAGAGATCCACTGGGCCCAGAGTCCCGAAGGCAAGACAGATCCAATGGCTCTCCTGACAGGTTCCAGTTCAGTATTCATGAGCACAAAATGCGCGATAACAATGGCCGGTATCCTTGGGCATGACTGTGATGAATGGATGCCAAGACTCAATCTTCTTGGGGATTCCTTAAAAAACCGCAGGCACTCGTACAACGTCACCAAATCAAGATTTTCCATGGACTGGTTCTATCCCATCCTTGCAGGAGCCGTAACTGGCGAAGAAGCCCAGAAAAGACTTCACAAATACTGGAAGAAATTTGTCGTGGAAGGCATGGGAATAAGATGTGTGTCTGACCAGCCCTGGGTAACAATAGCCGAAAGCGCTGAGTTCGTTCTTGCCCTTCACGCCATGGGAAATGTAAATCAGGCTGAAATAGTTTTTAACTGGATACACGGCAGAACTTATGATGACGGCAGTTACTGGTGCGGTTTTACTTTTCCTGACATGGTCATCTGGCCAGAGGATAAGCTGACCTGGACAAATGCCGTGGTTCTTATGGCTGCTGACGCCCTTTACGGACTGACCCCGGCCTCCAACTTCTTTACCCATGATTTCTGGCGTTCCAGAAATCTGTGCTGGTAATGTTAGGCCACACTCATCGGCTTTTTGCAGAATCAAGTAAAGAATCTTTATAGAATAAGGTTAATATATTGAGAAGAGAGCATCGCCCTTATTATCTCAAAAGGGCATATATGAAATTTCAGAAGTTTTATGCAAAAAGATTTCTTAGTCCTCAATTCGACTCATACGGCATTGGCCAGACAGTTATAAAACCGTGGCATATAGAGCTTTTCGGGCCTTCCATTCGTGCAGGAAGCTTCAATACCTTCATAGCTGCCCAGGATAAAAAGGTCAGGCTTTCAGTCTGGTCTGACAATCCTGATGCTAAAGGCATAACAATCGGTAATTATTGTCTCATATGCCCAGGTGTGAGGATTTCCGCAGCGGCCGAAATAAATGTCCACGACAGCGTCATGCTTGCCAGCGGAGTTTATGTAACAGACGCTGACTGGCATGAGATTTATGACAGAGGTACTCCCATAGGAACCACTTCGCCTGTCACCCTTGAGGAAAATGTATGGGTCGGAGACAGCTGTATTGTCTGCAAGGGTGTTACCATCGGCAGAAACAGCATAATTGGCGCCGGTTCAGTTGTTGTTTCGGATATTCCTCCTGATTCCATTGCTGTCGGAAATCCGGCTAGGGTGGTAAAACAGCTTGATACCACAAGGGAGATGAGGACGAGGGCTCACTGGCTCGCAGATCCTAGAAAACTAAGCGCTGATTTCGATTCTATGGATAGAGACGCCCTTAAAAATAATTCAGTGCTGGACTGGATAAGATCCATTGTAAAACCAGGTACAAAAGACTGATTCCTAAGTATTTGGACTGTCAGGCATTTATTCTGGCTGTGTTCTTTTTAGATGCCGATAATAAACAGAAAACGATGGTTGCGTCATTTATGAGTTGATGGATTCGCAAAAAGTCAAAAAAGGGCGGCTGCGTCATGCCGGACTTGATTCGGCATCTTTGTATTTTCAGATGCTTCTGGATTCCGGCCTGCGCCGGAATGACAAGAATCGGACTTTTTGAGACGTTGTTATGATTTAAACCACATAGCCATAAAGTTTTTGCGGAGCTTTTTTCAAAAAGCGACTCGCCGAAGGCACACGCAGCCGGTGCGAAAGCCTTAGAGTTTGAGCACCTTACGAATCGGCTTTTTTTTAGGGCAAATTCATACAACAAGGCACCCGGTTTGATATCTGCCTCAATGCATATCTGTCTACCCCAAAATAAGAGGGCTCGATCAATATCCAATGGAATTTGAAAACAAGATAGGAAAT
Proteins encoded in this region:
- a CDS encoding prenyltransferase/squalene oxidase repeat-containing protein, with the protein product MTFKTSKKPQGLIIDVDTVASSIACTQKENGEIPWSVGEKTDPWDMVESIMGLTIGGLVKEARKGFEWLLNEQLPNGSWYASYINGIPEDRTMDTNMSTYLAVGALHHYTITGDKDYLARLWPAVKAGIDFAMRMQAPDGEIHWAQSPEGKTDPMALLTGSSSVFMSTKCAITMAGILGHDCDEWMPRLNLLGDSLKNRRHSYNVTKSRFSMDWFYPILAGAVTGEEAQKRLHKYWKKFVVEGMGIRCVSDQPWVTIAESAEFVLALHAMGNVNQAEIVFNWIHGRTYDDGSYWCGFTFPDMVIWPEDKLTWTNAVVLMAADALYGLTPASNFFTHDFWRSRNLCW
- a CDS encoding acyltransferase, encoding MKFQKFYAKRFLSPQFDSYGIGQTVIKPWHIELFGPSIRAGSFNTFIAAQDKKVRLSVWSDNPDAKGITIGNYCLICPGVRISAAAEINVHDSVMLASGVYVTDADWHEIYDRGTPIGTTSPVTLEENVWVGDSCIVCKGVTIGRNSIIGAGSVVVSDIPPDSIAVGNPARVVKQLDTTREMRTRAHWLADPRKLSADFDSMDRDALKNNSVLDWIRSIVKPGTKD